One window of the Salvia miltiorrhiza cultivar Shanhuang (shh) chromosome 6, IMPLAD_Smil_shh, whole genome shotgun sequence genome contains the following:
- the LOC130990782 gene encoding uncharacterized protein LOC130990782 → MILSSYVDLSARRVGRDFLQSVRPHSLRLEGDADLPDYMLQSIPKEVDKVLEASRRQKPCSLINFLRDSSFKGVVEFDSLGVASIHGKEPKNCWSLTVVTLTSIAAALPHVEKSKVDQLVEDVRDGLFFVKFVVESFYANDEWKNIRKAADFWLRVELFRKWQEIDLVEISCSSPNSQHALQKLACESEKIASALKTDVPDCPMFNPQNWKPEIIAANSMYRISSMILDGCDEENVVADEELFVRLSRMIGDILAACLSNLGRVIDKKCRLKAIKERERSVREAALLLGRSEEMLNFLVDRDLPAGLNPDHVAAYIEEWRSAMLLEMEVMSSGAITPTLCIGTGSSEGRGSCYSSGAIMLMEHLQRSFQARNLEF, encoded by the coding sequence ATGATTTTGAGTTCTTATGTGGATTTAAGTGCGAGACGAGTAGGCCGCGACTTCCTGCAAAGCGTGAGGCCTCATTCTCTGCGCCTTGAGGGGGATGCGGATTTGCCTGACTACATGCTGCAAAGCATTCCAAAAGAGGTCGATAAAGTTCTAGAAGCTTCTAGAAGGCAGAAGCCTTGTAGCTTGATTAATTTCTTGCGCGATTCAAGCTTCAAAGGCGTGGTTGAATTCGACAGCCTTGGAGTTGCAAGCATCCACGGAAAGGAGCCGAAGAACTGCTGGTCTCTCACTGTGGTTACTCTCACAAGCATTGCAGCCGCGCTCCCTCACGTCGAGAAAAGCAAGGTCGATCAGCTGGTGGAGGATGTAAGAGACGGTCTCTTCTTCGTCAAGTTTGTGGTAGAGAGCTTCTACGCGAACGACGAGTGGAAGAACATAAGGAAAGCTGCTGATTTCTGGTTGAGAGTCGAGCTATTCCGAAAATGGCAAGAAATCGACCTCGTTGAGATCTCTTGTAGCAGTCCTAACTCCCAACACGCACTGCAGAAGCTAGCGTGTGAAAGTGAAAAAATCGCGTCTGCTTTGAAAACAGACGTGCCTGATTGCCCCATGTTCAACCCTCAGAACTGGAAGCCCGAGATCATCGCCGCGAACTCAATGTACAGGATCAGCAGCATGATTTTGGACGGCTGTGATGAGGAGAACGTGGTGGCGGATGAGGAGCTGTTTGTTCGGTTAAGTAGAATGATTGGAGACATTTTGGCGGCGTGCCTCAGCAATTTAGGGCGGGTGATAGACAAGAAGTGTCGCCTCAAAGCGATTAAGGAGAGGGAGAGGAGCGTGCGTGAGGCTGCTCTACTCTTGGGAAGGAGTGAAGAGATGCTCAATTTTCTAGTGGATCGCGATCTGCCTGCGGGGTTGAATCCGGATCATGTTGCTGCGTATATTGAGGAGTGGCGCAGCGCGATGCTGCTGGAAATGGAGGTGATGAGTTCTGGTGCGATCACACCGACGTTGTGCATTGGCACGGGGTCATCGGAGGGTAGAGGTAGCTGCTATTCAAGTGGAGCGATCATGCTAATGGAGCATCTGCAGAGAAGTTTTCAGGCTAGGAATCTTGAGTTTTGA